From Tripterygium wilfordii isolate XIE 37 chromosome 13, ASM1340144v1, whole genome shotgun sequence, the proteins below share one genomic window:
- the LOC120012130 gene encoding PH-interacting protein-like isoform X2, with protein MRWPHMHTDQVHGLSLREIGGGFTRHHRAPSIRSACYAIAKPSTMVQKMQNIKKTRGHRNAVYCAIFDRSGRYVITGSDDRLVKIWSMETAYCLTSCRGHEGDITDLAVSSNNSMVASSSNDCIIRVWRLPDGLPVSVLRGHTGAVTAIEFRPGSAYHLLSSSDDGTCRIWDVRNSSPGPRIYVPKPAGSISGKNNGASSSAGPQSHQIFCCAFNANGTVFVTGSSDTLARVWNACKPSLEDSGQPMHEIDVLSGHENDVNYVQFSGCAVTSRFYLVDSSKEDGIPKFRNSWFSHDNIVTCSRDGSAIIWIPRSRRSHGKVGRWTRAYHLKVPPPPLPPQPPRGGPRQRVLPTPRGVNMIVWSLDNRFVLAAIMDCRICVWNAADGSLVHSLTGHTESTYVLDVHPFNPRIAMSAGYDGRAIVWDIWEGVPIRTYEISRFKLVDGKFSPDGTSIILSDDVGQLYILNTGQGESQEDAKYDQFFLGDYRPLIQDTYGNVVDRETQLLPYVRNRQDLLCDSAMEPYPEPYQSSYQKRRLGALGLEWKPCSLNLAVGPDFSVDPDYQMLPLPDLDVLVDPLPELIATMDWEPEIEVHSDDADSEYNVTDGYSSGQEQGSLGSNSSSDPECTAGDSEVEDALKHALRRSKRKKQKSDIEIMTSSGRRVKRRNLEANDGNSFRSNRTGKSKIGQKALKRRSSTSKSLRPKRAAARNALTLFSRISGTSTDGDDEDVSVSDSSENEDPQDSSNESQETDGSLQNEQARRSKGKEIYLESIDNVKSHELPESQMITGNRRRLILKLPIKDSNKLRLQESASLGAENQVAIIGSSSNAAHEAVDVNGNKGSSDSGYTAGDTNCNLKEIQGRGQLNKVESHPDLNEGYKNGNIRWGGVKPRSSKRLRLTELTSLKAYGPLGACRNDCREKENNVNGYLKPEKEHETPSACLEVCDHESKMDESIPLNGESNLDGSSDVVIVAEEACNHASSKMDGSAIADGEDDLHGPSEVLNSAAEACNHPVKIDISAPFNWACDGNGASEVVNGAANTKEHSDGNENGASDHRPEIIERLPPNLRIRSNSVLMIPEMPLQSKVEHSAEIRSNGAFDLVHGKTLDIKQDSVSEVPQYGGTSSSGLRGGGAGELDPCSVETSTGALGDSQLNPKRMYDVVYRRSKTLRDRSNLEGDGGMRASTSNAVGVDSHEEMTEGVHRTHQTDLNGNTHNGNIENNELKMGQGHLSENAHRSTRNNNDSSRDRSQRACEEWGSTFKMTVGLRSTRNRRSSYHFRDTSPIDKKSHQVTKEGSWLLLSMPDEGSRYIPQLGDEVVYLRQGHQEYIEGAHSKEVGPWTSIGGNIRAVEFCKVVGLKYSTVPSGDSCCKMALQFVDPSSSVCGKSFKLTLPEITGFPDFIVERSRFDAAMQRNWSVRDKCRVWWKNPDEKDGRWWDGRVVSVQPKSPDFPDSPWDRFSILYKSQRDKESHSPWELFDSDLQYNQPHIDDHQINKLLSAFDNLEQSGTKAQDRYGIRKFNEASEKSVYRNRFPVPLSLDLIHSRLKNNYYRSLEGLKHDIGVMLENAESYFGKNAELLAKMRRLSDWFTRTLSSL; from the exons CGATATTTGACCGCTCTGGGAGATACGTTATTACTGGTTCAGATGATCGCCTTGTGAAGATCTGGTCTATGGAAACTGCATATTGCTTGACGAGCTGCCGTGGTCATGAA GGTGACATTACTGACTTGGCTGTGAGTTCCAACAAttctatggtggcttcctcttcaAATGACTGTATCATTCGAGTT TGGCGTTTGCCTGACGGGCTTCCAGTTTCAGTTCTCCGTGGACATACTGGAGCTGTTACTGCCATTGAATTTAGGCCTGGCTCTGCATACCACCTTCTTTC ATCGTCTGATGATGGTACATGTAGGATATGGGATGTCAGGAATTCCTCACCTGGTCCACGCATATATGTTCCAAAGCCTGCTGGTTCTATATCCG GGAAGAATAATGGTGCTTCCTCAAGTGCTGGTCCTCAGAGCCATCAAATCTTTTGTTGTGCATTCAATGCTAATGGAACTGTCTTTGTCACTGGTAGCTCGGACACCCTTGCTAGG GTGTGGAATGCTTGTAAACCTAGTTTAGAAGATTCAGGTCAGCCAATGCATGAGATAGATGTATTGTCTGGCCATGAGAATGACGTCAATTATGTGCAATTTAG TGGATGTGCTGTGACATCTAGATTTTATCTGGTTGATAGCTCAAAAGAAGATGGTATTCCTAAATTTAGAAATTCATG GTTTTCTCATGACAACATAGTCACATGTTCTCGTGATGGCAGTGCAATAATCTGGATTCCAAGATCGCGTAGATCACAT GGGAAAGTTGGCCGATGGACACGTGCATATCATCTTAAAGTTCCCCCTCCTCCTTTGCCACCTCAACCTCCAAGAGGGGGGCCTCGTCAGAGAGTTCTTCCAACTCCTCGTGGTGTCAATATGATTGTGTGGAGCCTAGACAATCGCTTTGTCCTTGCTGCTATCATGG ATTGCAGAATATGTGTTTGGAATGCAGCTGATGGTAGCTTAGTTCATTCCTTGACGGGTCATACTGAATCT ACATATGTTCTGGATGTTCATCCCTTTAACCCTCGGATAGCTATGAGTGCTGGCTATGATGGGAGGGCAATAGTGTGGGAT ATATGGGAGGGTGTACCGATTCGAACATACGAAATTTCGCGTTTCAAATTAGTTGATGGAAAATTTTCACC GGATGGAACATCCATAATTCTCTCGGATGATGTTGGTCAATTATACATATTAAATACTGGCCAGGGTGAGTCCCAAGAGGATGCAAAATATGATCAG TTCTTCCTTGGCGATTATCGTCCCCTCATCCAAGACACGTATGGAAATGTGGTTGACCGG GAAACTCAGCTTCTACCCTATGTGCGAAATAGGCAAGATCTCCTTTGTGACTCAG CTATGGAGCCATACCCGGAACCTTATCAGAGCTCATACCAGAAAAGACGGCTAGGAGCTCTGGGATTGGAGTGGAAACCGTGTTCCCTAAATCTTGCTGTTGGACCAGACTTCAGCGTAGATCCTGATTACCAAATGCTTCCCCTGCCAGACTTAGATGTATTGGTTGATCCACTGCCAGAATTGATAGCAACCATGGATTGGGAGCCGGAAATTGAGGTGCACAGTGATGATGCTGATTCAGAGTACAATGTTACTGACGGGTATTCTTCTGGACAGGAGCAAGGAAGTTtaggttctaattcctcaagTGATCCAGAGTGCACTGCAGGAGACAGTGAGGTCGAGGATGCACTTAAGCATGCCCTTCGCAGATCAAAGAGGAAAAAACAAAAGTCTGAT ATTGAGATCATGACTTCATCTGGGAGGCGTGTGAAAAGGAGGAATTTAGAGGCAAATGATGGCAATTCATTTAGAAGTAATCGTACTGGGAAGtcaaaaattggacaaaaagctTTAAAGAGGAGGTCTTCCACGTCTAAATCACTGAGACCTAAGAGAGCTGCTGCACGTAATGCTCTTACTTTGTTCTCAAGAATATCAGGAACATCTACAGATGGAGATGATGAGGATGTCTCAGTAAGTGATTCTTCAGAAAATGAAGATCCACAAGATTCAAGCAATGAGAGTCAAGAAACTGATGGATCCCTGCAAAATGAGCAAGCCAGGCGTTCGAAAGGGAAAGAAATTTATCTAGAGTCTATAGATAATGTCAAATCTCATGAACTCCCTGAATCTCAAATGATAACTGGAAACAGGCGGAGACTGATTCTTAAATTGCCCATTAAGGATTCAAATAAACTTCGTCTGCAAGAGAGTGCATCACTTGGAGCTGAGAACCAGGTTGCTATCATAGGCTCATCATCCAATGCTGCTCATGAAGCCGTTGATGTAAATGGTAATAAGGGCTCCTCTGATTCAGGTTACACTGCTGGGGATACCAATTGCAATCTTAAGGAAATACAAGGGAGAGGACAATTAAACAAGGTTGAAAGTCATCCAGACCTGAATGAGGGTTACAAAAATGGTAATATTAGATGGGGTGGGGTCAAGCCTCGTTCTTCCAAGCGTCTGAGATTAACAGAGTTGACATCATTGAAGGCATATGGTCCCCTTGGTGCTTGTCGCAATGATTGCAGAGAAAAGGAGAATAATGTTAATGGATATTTAAAACCTGAGAAGGAGCACGAGACACCATCTGCTTGTTTAGAAGTTTGCGATCATGAAAGTAAGATGGATGAATCTATTCCGCTGAATGGGGAGAGTAACCTGGATGGCAGCTCTGATGTTGTGATTGTTGCGGAAGAAGCTTGCAATCATGCATCATCTAAGATGGATGGATCTGCTATAGCAGACGGGGAGGATGATTTACATGGCCCCTCTGAAGTTTTGAATAGTGCAGCAGAAGCTTGCAACCACCCAGTTAAGATCGATATATCAGCTCCATTTAATTGGGCATGTGACGGGAATGGCGCCTCTGAAGTTGTGAATGGTGCAGCCAATACTAAGGAGCACTCAGATGGTAATGAGAATGGCGCCTCTGACCATCGACCTGAAATTATAGAGAGACTTCCACCAAACTTAAGGATTAGGTCAAATTCCGTCTTGATGATTCCTGAAATGCCTCTGCAGTCAAAAGTGGAGCACTCAGCAGAAATTCGGAGCAATGGTGCATTTGATTTGGTACATGGTAAAACTTTGGACATCAAACAGGATTCGGTTTCAGAAGTGCCTCAGTATGGGGGCACCAGTAGTAGTGGTCTTCGTGGTGGAGGAGCAGGAGAATTAGATCCTTGTTCCGTTGAGACTTCAACTGGTGCTTTGGGTGATTCACAGTTAAATCCAAAACGGATGTATGATGTTGTTTATAGGAGGTCAAAGACACTTAGGGATAGAAGTAACTTAGAAGGGGATGGTGGAATGAGAGCTAGCACCTCCAATGCTGTCGGTGTAGATTCCCATGAGGAGATGACTGAAGGGGTTCACCGGACTCATCAGACAGACCTAAACGGAAACACACATAATGGGAATATTGAGAACAATGAACTCAAGATGGGGCAAGGACATCTATCAGAGAATGCACATAGAAGCACGAGAAATAACAATGATAGTTCCAGAGACAGAAGTCAACGTGCATGTGAAGAATGGGGATCAACCTTTAAGATGACTGTTGGATTGAGGTCTACTCGGAATAGAAGAAGCAGTTATCATTTTCGTGATACAAGTCCCATAGATAAGAAGTCGCATCAGGTAACAAAGGAAGGATCGTGGTTATTGTTGTCAATGCCCGACGAGGGCTCTCGTTACATCCCCCAGCTCGGGGATGAGGTTGTATATCTGAGACAG GGTCACCAGGAGTATATAGAAGGTGCTCACTCAAAGGAAGTAGGGCCTTGGACCTCAATAGGAGGAAACATACGAGCAGTGGAATTTTGTAAAGTTGTAGGCCTTAAATATTCCACAGTTCCCTCAGGGGATAGTTGCTGTAAAATGGCACTCCAATTTGTTGATCCTTCTTCCAGTGTGTGTGGAAAATCATTCAAATTGACCCTGCCAGAAATTACTGGTTTTCCAGATTTTATTGTTGAAAGAAGTCGATTTGATGCTGCCATGCAGAGAAACTGGTCAGTACGGGACAAATGTAGGGTCTGGTGGAAAAATCCAGATGAAAAAGATGGTAGATGGTGGGATGGCAGAGTTGTATCCGTGCAGCCCAAATCTCCTGATTTTCCTGACAGTCCATGGGATAGGTTCTCTATCCTGTACAAAAGTCAACGTGATAAAGAATCGCACAGTCCCTGGGAGCTTTTTGATTCTGACTTGCAATATAATCAGCCCCATATTGATGACCATCAAATAAATAAGCTTTTGTCCGCCTTTGACAATCTGGAGCAGTCTGGTACCAAAGCCCAG GATCGATATGGGATTCGAAAATTTAATGAAGCTTCGGAGAAGTCTGTTTATAGAAACAG GTTTCCAGTTCCATTGTCTCTTGATTTGATCCATTCAAGGTTAAAGAACAACTATTATCGAAGTTTGGAGGGATTGAAGCATGATATTGGAGTTATGCTGGAAAATGCGGAATCATACTTTGGAAAGAATGCAGAGCTCTTGGCGAAGATGAGGCGCTTGTCAGATTGGTTTACGAGGACATTGTCATCCTTGTAG